From one Dysidea avara chromosome 9, odDysAvar1.4, whole genome shotgun sequence genomic stretch:
- the LOC136266085 gene encoding uncharacterized protein produces MITVSTYANFPGAICSCCSWELQHSGYDLYWQIVATHMLPILLICCGLIAVLILAKRTARITSKVYDIAVTIVDFVHRVCATALNTLLGLYHLFEILTIKHSVMDTINTVSNLQKAERAESESTRTKCHKYQKYFELWINYDVLAGFLMRASRPEKKLCIKHLWTYLDSLGKDGYDKFIQCLTQSLDSSDTNPASFIHLGHASLVELMRIDETLLESEDYKCNDKIEEIIRTSLNTFIECTNVDELLPIMESKQLLTCYDIEELAKNTHYKKAKHIFTELLRTKGHRGYIIFLECLDEEKQHTGHREIVKKINSSFKECRMYRPRKYVLRELQMWLKPKGILSTREYFQDLENFMFLCQNSNGSKLSCEIQKYILKHKGAPEAEAVGLLVRASLFKFENKVRQLNETKVKMEQQINLIEHSVNRKIILGNWYILLSCWNCHEGRYGKAKEYLGKAKEEMFSLASGDDRGNIFYNEASLMIEQSNKLRGKEEEEVITLLQEAIRCFHSTSDKMSIMLIRCHLKKAHCHIGSSLVNTCIARREVHLKKARSILDLIEKQSTCLPLRLQMHYHIAQCDYHRATNKRSQAVDFVKKGLSLDHQNKFNRDRQYLEARL; encoded by the coding sequence ATGATCACAGTGTCTACGTACGCGAATTTTCCTGGCGCGATTTGCTCCTGCTGTTCGTGGGAGTTGCAACATTCAGGATATGACTTATACTGGCAGATTGTGGCGACGCATATGCTGCCGATTCTGTTGATATGCTGTGGACTAATAGCAGTATTGATACTGGCAAAGCGCACAGCCAGGATTACCTCCAAGGTGTATGATATTGCCGTTACTATTGTGGATTTTGTACACCGAGTGTGCGCCACCGCACTAAACACACTTCTAGGGCTTTACCATCTATTTGAAATCTTGACCATTAAACACTCAGTTATGGACACGATAAACACTGTGAGCAATCTTCAAAAAGCTGAACGAGCTGAGTCTGAATCCACTCGCACCAAGTGCCACAAATATCAAAAATACTTTGAGCTATGGATTAATTATGATGTTTTAGCAGGCTTCTTGATGCGGGCAAGCAGGCCAGAGAAAAAGCTGTGCATCAAGCATCTGTGGACTTACCTTGATTCTCTAGGAAAAGATGGATACGATAAGTTTATTCAATGCCTTACACAATCACTTGATAGTAGTGATACTAATCCTGCCTCTTTCATTCACCTTGGCCATGCTAGTTTGGTGGAGTTAATGAGAATAGATGAAACCCTACTTGAATCTGAAGATTATAAATGCAACGACAAAATTGAAGAGATAATCCGGACAAGTTTGAACACATTCATTGAATGTACTAATGTTGATGAATTGTTACCAATAATGGAGAGTAAGCAACTACTTACATGCTATGACATAGAGGAACTTGCAAAAAATACACATTACAAGAAGGCAAAACATATTTTCACAGAACTTCTTAGGACCAAAGGCCATCGTGGTTACATTATATTTTTGGAATGCCTTGATGAAGAAAAGCAGCATACTGGTCATCGTGAAATtgttaaaaaaataaattcaaGCTTCAAGGAATGCAGAATGTATCGTCCACGGAAGTATGTGCTCAGAGAACTGCAAATGTGGTTGAAGCCAAAGGGTATTTTGAGCACAAGGGAGTACTTTCAAGATCTTGAAAACTTCATGTTTCTGTGTCAAAATAGTAACGGATCTAAACTAAGTTGTGAGATTCAAAAGTACATTTTGAAGCACAAAGGAGCACCAGAAGCTGAAGCAGTAGGCTTGTTAGTAAGAGCATCACTCTTCAAGTTTGAAAACAAAGTAAGACAGTTGAACGAGACAAAAGTTAAAATGGAGCAGCAGATTAATTTGATTGAGCATTCTGTTAACAGAAAAATTATTTTAGGGAATTGGTATATACTTTTGTCATGTTGGAATTGTCATGAAGGAAGATATGGAAAGGCAAAGGAGTATCTAGGCAAagcaaaggaagaaatgttctCCTTAGCATCCGGGGATGATCGTGGTAACATATTCTACAATGAAGCATCCTTAATGATCGAACAGAGTAATAAACTAAGGGgtaaagaagaagaagaagtaaTAACATTATTGCAAGAGGCCATAAGATGTTTCCATTCTACCTCTGATAAAATGAGCATCATGTTAATAAGGTGTCACTTGAAGAAAGCACATTGTCACATTGGGTCTAGCTTAGTTAACACTTGCATTGCACGAAGAGAAGTGCATTTGAAAAAAGCACGTTCAATTCTTGACTTGATTGAAAAACAATCTACCTGTCTACCCCTGAGATTACAAATGCATTATCACATTGCCCAGTGTGATTATCACAGAGCAACCAATAAAAGATCACaagcagttgattttgtaaaaaAAGGTTTGAGTTTAGACCACCAAAATAAATTTAACAGAGATCGACAATATTTGGAGGCAAGACTATAA
- the LOC136267286 gene encoding WD repeat-containing and planar cell polarity effector protein fritz homolog, whose amino-acid sequence MNWNSQSRDCFACLTIITDYLLVQPLTNITEALIESALGTFLAPTRPLSNQVEKVYQEPIKQLMRRFFRVLLSYRHLEKAYKLAVEVGKKDLLMELHFVTSSCGKEIVAAAAKDEANSLSSRGGMKASGSSDDDAGVLADIISAGALCLDILEGQSPDTNLSHNPFPD is encoded by the exons ATGAATTGGAATTCTCAGTCTCGTGATTGTTTTGCTTGTTTGACTATTATCACTGATTATCTGCTTGTGCAGCCTCTAACTAATATTACTGAAG CTCTCATAGAGTCAGCACTAGGAACATTCCTTGCACCAACCAGACCATTATCAAATCAAGTGGAGAAGGTTTATCAGGAACCGATCAAACAACTGATGAGAAGATTCTTTAGAGTCCTCTTAAG TTATAGACATTTGGAAAAAGCATACAAGTTAGCTGTTGAAGTAGGGAAGAAGGATCTACTGATG GAACTTCATTTTGTTACATCAAGTTGTGGAAAAGAGATTGTAGCTGCTGCTGCAAAAGATGAAGCCAACAGCTTATCTTCAAGAG GTGGAATGAAAGCTAGTGGCAGCAGTGATGATGATGCTGGAGTGCTTGCTGATATAATTTCTGCTGGAGCTCTTTGTCTGGATATATTAGAGGGCCAGTCACCTGATACTAACTTATCACATAATCCATTTCCTGACTAA